A window from Mycobacterium botniense encodes these proteins:
- a CDS encoding zinc finger domain-containing protein — protein sequence MITSDDILDALTKAAAYDTQHTPKTSSMLVAAWLEHFGRYAPDADRDDLLAAVTEYHREPRDRMLQPADLSGIARAIRRDQLDREPLDSPRRIELEAKAERKAAIDKLGQSWPAEPSTGRPDRPRTGINPLSVRCPFCGADASRPCTIGGVPGVKRADIRKTAHPSRVDAAQKAMAAQ from the coding sequence ATGATCACCAGCGACGACATCCTCGACGCGCTCACCAAAGCCGCCGCGTACGACACCCAGCACACCCCGAAAACGTCCAGCATGCTGGTGGCCGCGTGGCTCGAGCACTTCGGCCGCTACGCGCCGGATGCCGACCGCGACGACCTGCTCGCCGCGGTGACCGAGTACCACCGCGAGCCGCGCGACAGGATGCTGCAACCCGCAGACCTGAGCGGCATCGCCCGTGCCATCCGCCGCGACCAGCTCGACCGCGAACCCCTCGACAGCCCGCGGCGGATCGAACTCGAGGCCAAAGCCGAACGCAAAGCCGCCATCGACAAGCTCGGGCAATCGTGGCCCGCCGAGCCGTCGACCGGCCGCCCTGACCGGCCGCGCACAGGGATCAACCCGCTGTCGGTGCGATGCCCGTTCTGCGGCGCCGACGCGAGCCGGCCCTGCACCATCGGCGGCGTGCCCGGCGTCAAGCGCGCCGACATCCGCAAAACCGCCCACCCATCCCGTGTCGACGCCGCGCAGAAAGCGATGGCCGCTCAATGA